A portion of the Blastochloris tepida genome contains these proteins:
- the pelG gene encoding exopolysaccharide Pel transporter PelG, with the protein MTSINETLEAMTRRPMLTSIALAYLYSALIVAGPWIFTVLGLVGLSMAPCGSFCDQLPVFRSIVIYNSAFALIVTSPLAFLCGRYVSGNLFEGRHDTIMYALAFGLLVFGAVVIVLAVPFYLFATTLQPSEKIAAIQNVALIGASWLLVPFCSVLRAHNTVLVAFGVSSVAMFLGSGLLHDPSVTSLLSTLNAGFAITDAIMLVGLVRRLGPSIVPDEGLFAFLRRAWEIPAAGLAFALGLWIDKIIMWHAAPDDNLVVAGVLRTMPSYDTAMFWAQMSAIPVISVFFVHVETRFSSSVERAHERLRNHASLREIKLRINDVRTAALSGIVTMFSGLVIVGILVILSSFVFMNELGLRPSYMGALRTAVIATTFYTSAMFCFYFLMHFDLRRQALVVVVTYALLNASLTLAFVGAGEDFYGYGNLLASAIGFLFSFAVVLRELSWLPFHVFITNNASIR; encoded by the coding sequence ATGACGAGCATCAATGAAACGCTCGAGGCGATGACGCGCCGGCCGATGCTGACCAGCATCGCCCTCGCCTATCTCTACAGCGCGCTCATCGTCGCCGGACCCTGGATCTTCACGGTTCTCGGGCTGGTCGGCCTGTCGATGGCCCCTTGCGGATCGTTCTGCGACCAGCTCCCGGTGTTCCGCTCGATCGTCATCTACAATTCCGCCTTCGCGCTCATCGTCACCAGCCCGCTCGCCTTTCTCTGCGGGCGCTACGTGTCCGGCAATCTGTTCGAGGGGCGGCATGACACCATCATGTACGCCCTGGCCTTCGGCCTCCTGGTTTTCGGCGCGGTCGTCATCGTGCTGGCGGTGCCGTTCTATCTGTTCGCGACCACGCTCCAGCCCTCCGAGAAGATCGCCGCCATCCAGAATGTCGCGCTGATCGGCGCGTCGTGGCTGCTGGTGCCGTTCTGCAGCGTGCTGCGGGCCCACAACACCGTGCTCGTCGCTTTCGGCGTCAGCAGCGTCGCGATGTTCCTCGGCAGCGGCCTGCTGCACGATCCCTCGGTGACGTCGCTGCTGTCGACGCTCAATGCAGGCTTTGCGATCACCGACGCGATCATGCTGGTCGGGCTGGTGCGCCGGCTCGGCCCGAGCATCGTGCCCGACGAGGGGCTGTTCGCATTCCTGCGCCGGGCGTGGGAGATTCCCGCGGCGGGGCTGGCGTTCGCGCTCGGCCTGTGGATCGACAAGATCATCATGTGGCACGCCGCACCGGACGACAATCTCGTCGTCGCCGGCGTGCTGCGCACCATGCCGAGCTACGATACCGCGATGTTCTGGGCGCAGATGTCGGCGATCCCGGTCATCTCGGTGTTCTTCGTCCACGTCGAGACGCGCTTCTCCTCCTCGGTCGAGCGCGCGCATGAGCGGTTGCGGAACCATGCGAGCCTGCGCGAGATCAAGCTCCGGATCAACGACGTGAGGACGGCGGCGCTCTCCGGCATCGTGACGATGTTCTCGGGGCTGGTGATCGTCGGCATCCTCGTCATTCTGTCGTCGTTCGTCTTCATGAACGAGCTCGGGCTCCGGCCGAGCTACATGGGCGCACTGCGAACGGCGGTGATCGCCACCACGTTCTACACCAGCGCGATGTTCTGCTTCTATTTCCTGATGCACTTCGACCTGAGGCGGCAGGCGTTGGTGGTCGTCGTCACCTATGCGCTCCTGAACGCCAGCCTGACCCTCGCCTTCGTCGGGGCCGGCGAGGATTTTTACGGTTACGGCAACCTCCTCGCCTCGGCGATCGGCTTTCTCTTCAGTTTTGCCGTTGTGCTGCGTGAGCTTTCGTGGCTGCCATTCCATGTCTTCATCACCAACAACGCGTCTATTCGGTGA
- a CDS encoding NAD-dependent epimerase/dehydratase family protein, producing MRRALVTGGRGFIGRHLVRTLRGLGCRAAAIGRSPASDPSDIVLDEASWTPRALGDILEREEPDLIFHLAGSATGTREQLDRANVGTTRAILEALAHTGQKPLLVSAGSAAEYGAAIRDGEPVEETLACAPVSDYGVSKHAQSCAVLRFAEETGHRVIVARVFNPIGAGMPAHLALGSFARQIAASSGGSCCLRVGNLNVQRDMIDVEHAAKVLIDLAFTENACGVVNICSGQAPLLRDLVDCMISSSGRDVSLEVDPARVRPGEIRTIVGSTARLAEFGCLPPPTDFPGVVARIWEAAADSAGPPN from the coding sequence ATGCGGCGCGCCCTTGTAACCGGGGGGCGCGGGTTCATCGGTCGGCATTTGGTCCGCACTCTGAGAGGGCTCGGATGCAGGGCGGCGGCCATCGGCCGCTCCCCCGCATCCGATCCGTCCGACATCGTTCTCGACGAGGCGTCCTGGACGCCCCGGGCGCTCGGCGACATCCTCGAACGCGAAGAGCCGGACTTGATCTTCCATCTCGCCGGATCGGCGACCGGAACGCGCGAGCAACTCGACCGCGCGAATGTCGGCACGACCCGCGCGATTCTCGAAGCGCTCGCCCACACCGGGCAGAAGCCGCTGCTGGTCTCGGCCGGCAGCGCCGCCGAATACGGCGCGGCGATCCGTGACGGCGAACCGGTGGAGGAGACGCTGGCGTGCGCGCCCGTGTCGGACTACGGCGTCAGCAAGCATGCGCAGAGCTGCGCGGTGCTGCGGTTCGCCGAAGAGACCGGGCATCGCGTGATCGTGGCGCGGGTGTTCAACCCCATCGGCGCGGGCATGCCCGCGCATCTCGCGTTGGGTAGTTTCGCCCGCCAGATCGCAGCGAGTTCCGGAGGATCATGCTGCCTGCGGGTTGGGAATCTTAACGTCCAGCGGGATATGATCGATGTCGAACATGCCGCGAAAGTTCTAATTGATCTGGCGTTTACCGAAAATGCATGCGGTGTTGTTAATATCTGCAGCGGTCAGGCACCACTCCTGCGGGATCTGGTAGACTGCATGATCTCGTCCAGCGGCCGCGATGTGTCGTTGGAAGTCGATCCTGCGCGTGTGCGCCCGGGCGAGATTCGGACCATTGTGGGAAGTACGGCGCGGCTTGCGGAGTTCGGCTGCCTGCCGCCGCCGACGGATTTCCCGGGGGTCGTCGCCCGAATCTGGGAGGCGGCTGCCGACAGCGCGGGCCCTCCAAACTAA
- the pelF gene encoding GT4 family glycosyltransferase PelF — protein MTQAADVCLLIEGGYPYLLGGVASWTDAYIRTSPQLKFHVVSIMVSSQPRVPRFKLPENVTGVTDVLLDKCRPGTAPSPWDWRRVAELSQAAEETLATGDATAFASLVDGLKETGYGQEALLDSRPAWRAFEAAYERFLPGGSFLGFFWSWRFLLQALLSISTAPVANARVFHALGTGFAGLMGSYAKVASGRPLVITEHGIYTNERRIDMATADWLFDSGKGGFDAATQAPELRRVWLQAYNSLSRLAYANADIITSQYKANQHIQRQDGAPEEKLRIIPNGIDVERLAAMARDTKARRPTVLMIGRIVPIKDTRTFLMAVAQLKAMVPDVVAVVIGPEEEDPAYASECRQLVTQLDIEANVRFLGRVPDVFEYLLAADVIVLTSISEAQPIVILEAGAIGVPVVSTDVGSCREVIEGFDEDPVKGAGGIVVDPCDPTATAKALATILRDAEMRQSMGDVMRRRMSCYYHRNRVRGLYEGLYDELNAASEQGRPQ, from the coding sequence ATGACACAAGCGGCCGATGTCTGCCTGCTCATCGAAGGCGGCTACCCCTATCTGCTGGGAGGCGTCGCCTCATGGACAGACGCCTATATTCGCACCTCGCCGCAGCTCAAATTCCATGTCGTCTCGATCATGGTGTCGAGCCAGCCGCGCGTCCCGCGCTTCAAGCTGCCCGAGAACGTCACCGGCGTCACCGACGTTCTGCTGGACAAGTGCCGTCCCGGCACCGCGCCCTCGCCCTGGGACTGGCGCCGCGTCGCCGAGCTCAGCCAGGCGGCCGAGGAGACGCTGGCGACGGGCGACGCCACAGCCTTCGCATCCCTGGTCGACGGCCTGAAGGAGACCGGCTACGGCCAGGAGGCGCTGCTCGATTCCCGCCCGGCGTGGCGCGCCTTCGAAGCCGCCTATGAGCGGTTCCTGCCGGGCGGCTCGTTCCTCGGCTTCTTCTGGTCGTGGCGGTTTCTGCTTCAGGCCCTGCTCTCCATTTCCACCGCGCCCGTGGCGAATGCGCGGGTGTTCCACGCTCTGGGGACGGGATTTGCCGGCCTGATGGGCAGCTACGCCAAGGTCGCGAGCGGACGGCCGCTCGTCATCACCGAGCACGGCATCTACACCAACGAGCGGCGCATCGACATGGCGACCGCCGACTGGCTGTTCGATTCCGGCAAGGGCGGCTTCGATGCGGCGACCCAGGCGCCCGAGCTGCGGCGCGTCTGGCTGCAGGCCTACAATTCGCTGTCGCGGCTCGCCTACGCCAACGCCGACATCATCACCTCGCAATACAAGGCGAACCAGCACATCCAGCGCCAGGACGGCGCGCCCGAGGAGAAGCTGCGCATCATCCCGAACGGCATCGATGTCGAACGCCTCGCCGCCATGGCGCGCGACACCAAGGCACGGCGGCCGACCGTTCTGATGATCGGCCGGATCGTGCCGATCAAGGACACCCGGACATTCCTGATGGCGGTCGCCCAGCTCAAGGCGATGGTGCCCGATGTGGTGGCCGTGGTGATCGGCCCCGAGGAGGAGGATCCGGCCTACGCATCCGAGTGCCGCCAGCTCGTGACCCAGCTCGATATCGAAGCGAACGTGCGCTTCCTCGGCCGCGTTCCCGATGTCTTCGAATACCTGCTCGCCGCCGACGTGATCGTGCTGACCAGCATCAGCGAGGCGCAGCCGATCGTCATTCTCGAAGCGGGCGCCATCGGCGTGCCGGTGGTGTCGACCGATGTCGGATCCTGCCGCGAGGTGATCGAGGGCTTCGACGAGGATCCGGTCAAGGGAGCCGGCGGCATCGTCGTCGACCCCTGCGATCCCACCGCCACGGCGAAGGCGCTGGCGACGATCCTGCGCGATGCCGAGATGCGCCAGAGCATGGGCGACGTGATGCGGCGCCGCATGTCCTGCTACTACCACCGCAACCGGGTCCGCGGGCTTTACGAAGGGCTCTATGACGAGCTGAACGCCGCAAGCGAACAAGGGCGGCCGCAATGA
- a CDS encoding benzoate-CoA ligase family protein: MVLIEIEGGRARGAASEGGLTFPDGFNVATVFIDRHLAEGRAGKVAVRTAAGDTTYGELASGVNRCANLLVGLGLGRGERILLVVKDSIEFFHLFWGAIKAGIVPVPLNTLLRAKDYAFMIANAECAALVYSPEFAAEVEAGLAQSPHRPAVVLRAAGEGDTVAARLAAQSESFDAVPASAEADCFWLYSSGSTGDPKGAVHRHRDMVVASEFYGVRTLGAREDDVFFSAAKLFFAYGLGNGMTFPLWVGGTAVLLDARPTPESTFATIERFRPTLFFGVPTLYAAQLHALETATPDLGSLRLCVSAGEALPADILRRWRERTGLMILDGIGSTEALHIFISNRVDDCKPGSSGRLVEGYEAVILDEADRPLPAGEPGRLIIKGLSTARCYWRSPEKTETTMLGEWLNTGDTYYRDEDGFFFYCGRSDDMLKVGGIWCSPFEIEAALIEHPAVLEAAVVGRSDGEGLVKPEAWIVLAGGRLASAELETDLVVHCKARLAPYKFPRRFHFVDELPKTATGKIQRFRLRIEE, translated from the coding sequence ATGGTGTTGATCGAGATCGAAGGGGGGCGCGCACGCGGCGCCGCCTCCGAGGGCGGCCTGACGTTTCCGGATGGCTTCAACGTTGCCACCGTGTTCATCGACCGGCATCTTGCCGAAGGACGCGCCGGCAAGGTGGCGGTGCGCACCGCGGCCGGCGACACCACCTATGGCGAGCTCGCATCGGGTGTGAACCGCTGCGCCAATCTGCTGGTCGGCCTCGGGCTCGGCCGTGGCGAGCGAATCCTGCTGGTGGTGAAGGACTCGATCGAGTTCTTCCATCTGTTCTGGGGGGCGATCAAGGCCGGCATCGTTCCGGTGCCGCTCAACACATTGCTGCGCGCCAAGGACTACGCCTTCATGATCGCCAACGCCGAATGCGCGGCGCTGGTCTATTCGCCGGAGTTCGCCGCCGAGGTCGAGGCGGGGCTGGCGCAATCGCCGCATCGGCCGGCGGTGGTGCTGCGGGCGGCCGGAGAGGGCGACACCGTCGCCGCGCGGCTTGCCGCCCAGTCCGAGAGCTTCGATGCGGTGCCGGCCTCGGCCGAGGCCGACTGCTTCTGGCTCTATTCGTCGGGCTCGACCGGCGATCCCAAGGGCGCGGTGCACCGCCATCGCGACATGGTGGTGGCGAGCGAGTTCTACGGCGTGCGGACGCTCGGCGCCCGAGAGGACGACGTGTTCTTCTCCGCCGCCAAGCTGTTCTTCGCCTACGGCCTCGGCAACGGCATGACGTTTCCGCTGTGGGTCGGCGGCACCGCGGTGCTGCTCGATGCCCGGCCGACCCCGGAGTCGACATTCGCTACCATCGAGCGCTTCCGGCCGACGCTGTTCTTCGGCGTGCCGACGCTCTATGCCGCGCAGCTTCATGCGCTGGAGACCGCGACGCCCGACCTCGGCTCGCTGCGGCTGTGCGTCTCGGCCGGCGAGGCGCTGCCGGCCGACATTCTGCGGCGCTGGCGCGAACGCACCGGCCTGATGATTCTCGACGGCATCGGCTCGACCGAGGCGCTGCACATCTTCATCTCCAACCGGGTCGATGACTGCAAGCCCGGCTCCAGCGGCCGGCTGGTGGAGGGCTATGAGGCGGTGATCCTCGACGAGGCCGACCGGCCGCTGCCGGCGGGCGAGCCGGGGCGGCTGATCATCAAGGGCCTGTCGACGGCGCGCTGCTACTGGCGCAGCCCGGAGAAGACCGAGACCACCATGCTCGGCGAGTGGCTCAACACCGGCGACACCTATTACCGCGACGAGGACGGCTTCTTCTTCTACTGCGGCCGCTCCGACGACATGCTCAAGGTCGGCGGTATCTGGTGCTCGCCGTTCGAGATCGAGGCGGCGCTGATCGAGCACCCCGCGGTGCTGGAGGCTGCGGTTGTCGGCCGCAGCGACGGCGAAGGTCTGGTCAAGCCGGAAGCCTGGATCGTCCTGGCCGGCGGCAGGCTGGCCAGCGCGGAGCTGGAGACGGACCTCGTCGTCCACTGCAAGGCGCGGCTGGCGCCCTACAAGTTCCCGCGGCGGTTCCACTTCGTCGACGAGCTGCCCAAGACCGCCACCGGCAAGATCCAGCGTTTCCGCCTGCGCATCGAGGAGTGA
- a CDS encoding MarR family winged helix-turn-helix transcriptional regulator → MASSTEGTRRGRGTARSATADEAEEANAGPDALDLSGLNAVVGYALRRAQLAVFEDFIARFATLDLTPAQYSVLLVIGNNPGRKQAEIAAALGIQRPNFVNMLDELERRGLAERLPSATDRRSHALVLTKSGSALLARARAMQDEQERELAQKLGPGGREMLVALLQRLM, encoded by the coding sequence GTGGCCTCCTCAACGGAGGGAACGCGGCGCGGACGCGGCACGGCCCGCAGCGCGACGGCCGATGAGGCCGAGGAGGCGAACGCCGGTCCGGATGCGCTCGATCTGTCCGGCCTGAACGCGGTGGTGGGCTACGCGCTGCGGCGCGCACAGTTGGCGGTGTTCGAGGATTTCATCGCCCGCTTCGCGACGCTCGATCTCACCCCGGCGCAATATTCGGTGCTGCTGGTGATCGGCAACAATCCCGGACGCAAGCAGGCCGAGATTGCCGCCGCGCTCGGCATCCAGCGTCCGAACTTCGTCAACATGCTCGACGAGCTTGAGCGGCGCGGGCTGGCCGAGCGCCTGCCGTCCGCCACCGACCGCCGCTCGCACGCGCTGGTGCTGACCAAGTCCGGCAGCGCTCTGCTGGCCCGCGCCCGCGCGATGCAGGACGAGCAGGAGCGCGAGCTCGCCCAGAAGCTTGGTCCCGGCGGCCGCGAGATGCTGGTGGCGCTGCTGCAGCGGCTGATGTGA
- a CDS encoding acetyl-CoA C-acyltransferase: MLDACIYGGVRTPFARHGGALAPLRPDDMAAQIIRAALAGVPFTPDQVEDVILGCACQAGEDGRNIGRHAALLAGLPVEVAGATVNRLCGSGLNAVADAARAVTLGEADLIVAGGVESMTRAPFVMAKSAAPFGREVAVFDTTIGARFANPRLVAAHGNDAMPETADNVARELGIGRDAADRFALVSQQRVERARREGFFAGEIAPVTVPGRKGAAVTVAEDEHPRPDATLEQLAKLRPLAEGGTVTAGNASGINDGAAALVIGSRMLGERSGAAPLATIRAAAVAGVPPRIMGIGPAPAAAKALARAGLTLADMDVIEINEAFAVQVLGCCQMMGLDAADSRLNPNGGAIALGHPLGATGARLMLTAARQLALSGGRFALVAMCIGVGQGIATVIERN; the protein is encoded by the coding sequence GTGCTCGACGCCTGCATCTATGGCGGCGTGCGCACGCCGTTCGCCCGCCACGGCGGTGCGCTCGCCCCCCTGAGGCCGGACGACATGGCCGCCCAAATCATCCGTGCCGCGCTGGCCGGCGTGCCGTTCACCCCGGATCAGGTCGAGGACGTCATCCTCGGCTGCGCCTGCCAGGCCGGCGAGGACGGCCGCAACATCGGCCGCCACGCCGCGCTGCTCGCCGGCCTGCCGGTCGAGGTGGCCGGCGCCACCGTCAACCGGCTCTGCGGCAGCGGTCTCAACGCGGTGGCGGACGCCGCGCGCGCCGTCACTTTGGGCGAGGCCGATCTGATCGTCGCCGGCGGCGTCGAATCGATGACCCGCGCCCCGTTCGTGATGGCGAAGTCGGCGGCACCGTTCGGCCGCGAGGTCGCGGTGTTCGACACCACCATCGGCGCCCGCTTCGCCAATCCGCGATTGGTGGCGGCGCACGGCAACGACGCCATGCCCGAGACCGCCGACAATGTGGCGCGCGAACTCGGCATCGGCCGCGACGCGGCCGACCGCTTTGCGCTGGTGTCGCAGCAGCGGGTGGAGCGGGCCCGGCGCGAAGGCTTCTTCGCCGGTGAGATCGCGCCGGTGACGGTGCCGGGGCGCAAGGGCGCGGCCGTCACGGTGGCGGAGGACGAGCACCCGCGTCCCGACGCCACGCTGGAGCAGCTTGCCAAGCTCAGGCCGCTGGCTGAGGGCGGCACCGTCACGGCGGGCAATGCGTCGGGCATCAATGACGGCGCCGCAGCGCTGGTGATCGGATCGCGCATGCTGGGCGAGCGATCAGGTGCCGCGCCACTCGCCACCATCCGCGCCGCGGCGGTGGCCGGCGTGCCGCCGCGCATCATGGGCATCGGCCCGGCACCGGCCGCCGCCAAGGCGCTGGCCCGCGCCGGGCTGACGCTGGCCGACATGGACGTCATCGAGATCAACGAGGCGTTCGCCGTCCAGGTGTTGGGCTGCTGCCAAATGATGGGGCTCGATGCGGCGGATTCCCGGCTCAATCCCAATGGCGGCGCCATCGCGCTCGGCCATCCGCTCGGCGCCACCGGCGCGCGGCTGATGCTGACTGCGGCGCGCCAGCTCGCCTTGAGCGGCGGCCGATTTGCGCTGGTGGCGATGTGCATCGGCGTCGGCCAGGGCATCGCCACGGTGATCGAGCGAAACTGA
- a CDS encoding tetratricopeptide repeat protein, giving the protein MKASVAFGVLVFTLLGIAVATLSPRGDERIAILLDKHRFSEAAAALEKKIKADPGDQAAQRALAQAYAGLGKYDHAASLFDKYLADHPDDVAAREMLAEVLRKLGASERHIAELSRVVAAQPTGARVGALADAYRDAGRSQDELALLRAHSEPDFLSLTHAARLGQLLADGNELEAARQLLERIDARAPLALSEPRLVLLDVLVRLGRTDEAATKAAAWLQSWKTPYLATGVLTRLARSQTRTKAYEVARLCANALPDNVFDIAGQLTADGYGDVSREMLIQWSETHPNPRGPQLKTFMFAASQIGDAALPFRMFTRLVNMGKDPAAEAQMAEEIAAVFGMTALEPLRPMLSFDALLARPLFAAELMVYEQSLELARWYLAQADPSQLDSDGLTTWLTLSQRLEPRATTFERMVKLWRAGTLPVELLRPLANEALSLGDYRTHDLVLHSMSRLESTQEH; this is encoded by the coding sequence ATGAAGGCATCCGTCGCGTTCGGTGTTCTCGTTTTCACGTTGCTGGGCATCGCCGTCGCGACCCTGTCGCCGCGCGGCGACGAGCGCATCGCGATTCTGCTCGACAAGCACCGGTTCAGCGAGGCAGCCGCGGCGCTTGAGAAGAAGATCAAGGCCGATCCCGGCGATCAGGCGGCGCAGCGGGCGCTGGCCCAGGCCTATGCCGGCCTGGGCAAGTACGACCATGCCGCGTCCCTGTTCGACAAATACCTCGCCGACCACCCGGACGACGTCGCCGCCCGCGAGATGCTGGCCGAGGTGCTGCGGAAGCTCGGGGCGAGCGAGCGCCATATTGCCGAGCTTTCGCGCGTGGTCGCGGCGCAGCCGACCGGAGCGCGCGTCGGCGCCCTCGCCGATGCCTATCGCGACGCCGGCCGGTCGCAGGACGAACTGGCTCTCCTGCGGGCTCATTCGGAGCCGGATTTTCTCAGTCTCACCCACGCCGCGCGACTCGGGCAGCTCCTGGCGGACGGCAACGAACTCGAGGCCGCCCGGCAGCTTCTCGAGCGCATCGATGCACGGGCGCCGCTGGCCCTGAGCGAACCGCGTCTGGTGCTGCTCGATGTGCTTGTTCGGCTGGGCCGCACCGACGAGGCGGCGACGAAGGCGGCGGCCTGGCTGCAATCCTGGAAGACGCCCTATCTCGCGACCGGGGTTCTGACCCGGCTCGCCCGCTCCCAGACCCGGACGAAGGCCTACGAGGTGGCGCGGCTCTGCGCCAATGCGCTGCCGGACAACGTGTTCGACATTGCCGGCCAGCTCACGGCGGACGGCTACGGCGACGTGTCCCGCGAGATGCTGATCCAGTGGTCGGAAACCCACCCCAACCCGCGCGGCCCGCAACTGAAGACCTTCATGTTCGCGGCAAGCCAGATCGGCGACGCGGCGCTGCCCTTCCGGATGTTCACGCGGCTGGTGAACATGGGCAAGGATCCGGCCGCCGAGGCGCAGATGGCGGAGGAGATCGCCGCGGTGTTCGGCATGACGGCGCTTGAGCCGCTGCGGCCGATGCTGTCGTTCGACGCGCTGCTGGCCCGCCCGCTGTTCGCCGCCGAGCTCATGGTCTACGAGCAGAGCCTCGAGCTGGCCCGCTGGTATCTCGCCCAGGCCGATCCGTCGCAGCTCGATTCGGACGGGCTGACCACTTGGCTCACGCTGTCGCAGCGTCTGGAGCCGCGCGCCACCACGTTCGAACGCATGGTCAAGCTGTGGCGGGCCGGCACCCTGCCCGTCGAGCTGCTGCGCCCGCTGGCAAACGAGGCGCTGAGCCTGGGCGACTACCGCACCCACGATCTGGTGCTGCATTCCATGAGCCGCCTGGAATCGACGCAGGAACACTGA
- a CDS encoding branched-chain amino acid ABC transporter permease — translation MDGTILLFLLQDGITNGAIYALLGIALVLVFAVTRVIFIPQGEFIAFGALTYALLEAGRLPGTVWLLIVFGAVAFIFDLVAILKDGGGARRLAKAALLDLSLPAAIAGAAVLVAGRGFGPVAHAALTLALVTPLGPLLYRVAFMPIASASVLTLLITAVGVHLVLVGLGLAFFGAEGLRAPAISDLMIEVGPLLVSGQNLAVYALTAASIVALWLFFERSLWGKALRATAVNRLGARLVGIRTSFAGALAFGLAALVGALSGILVAPMTTIYYDTGFLIGLKGFVAAIIGGLASHPITALAALAVGVVESIASFFASDLKEVIVFSLILPVLMWRSFTQTHVEEED, via the coding sequence GTGGACGGCACGATTCTGCTCTTTCTCCTCCAGGATGGTATCACGAACGGGGCAATCTACGCCCTGCTCGGCATAGCCCTCGTCCTGGTGTTCGCGGTCACTCGGGTGATCTTCATTCCGCAAGGTGAGTTCATCGCCTTCGGAGCCCTCACCTATGCGCTTCTCGAAGCGGGACGGCTGCCGGGCACGGTGTGGCTGCTCATCGTCTTCGGCGCGGTGGCGTTCATCTTCGACCTCGTGGCCATTCTGAAGGATGGCGGCGGCGCGCGGCGGCTCGCCAAGGCGGCGTTGCTCGATCTCTCTTTGCCGGCGGCGATTGCCGGCGCCGCGGTGCTGGTCGCCGGGCGCGGTTTCGGCCCGGTGGCGCACGCGGCCCTCACGCTGGCGCTCGTCACCCCGCTCGGGCCGCTGCTCTACCGCGTCGCCTTCATGCCGATCGCCTCGGCCTCGGTGCTGACGCTGCTGATCACAGCGGTCGGCGTGCATCTGGTGCTGGTCGGGCTCGGCCTCGCCTTCTTCGGCGCCGAGGGCCTGCGCGCGCCGGCCATATCCGATCTGATGATCGAGGTTGGGCCGCTGCTGGTGTCGGGCCAGAACCTCGCGGTCTATGCGCTGACCGCGGCCTCCATCGTGGCGCTGTGGCTGTTCTTCGAGCGCTCGCTGTGGGGCAAGGCGCTGCGCGCCACCGCCGTCAACCGGCTGGGTGCGCGGCTGGTCGGCATCCGCACCAGCTTCGCCGGTGCTCTTGCATTCGGTCTCGCGGCGCTGGTGGGCGCGCTCTCCGGCATCCTCGTCGCGCCCATGACCACGATCTATTACGACACCGGCTTCCTGATCGGCCTCAAGGGGTTCGTCGCCGCCATCATCGGCGGGCTCGCGAGCCATCCGATCACGGCGCTGGCGGCGCTGGCGGTCGGCGTGGTGGAATCGATCGCCTCGTTCTTCGCCTCGGATCTGAAGGAGGTCATCGTCTTCAGCCTCATCCTCCCCGTCCTGATGTGGCGTTCGTTCACCCAGACGCATGTCGAAGAGGAGGACTGA
- a CDS encoding GDP-mannose 4,6-dehydratase, whose translation MLNGKKVVVTGAGGFIGSHLVEALVAAGANVTAMVRYNSSSSIGNLAFLPPDMRRSVRIASGNVEDSDFVFGVAKGQDVIFHLAALIAIPYSYEAPRSYVRANVEGTLNVLEAVRRFDIPRMVHTSTSEVYGTALYAPIDEKHPLQGQSPYSATKIGADKLAESYFRSFETPVVTVRPFNTFGPRQSARAFIPTIISQALARDEIHLGSLTPERDMTFVTDTVAGFLAAATAPGVPGMTLNLGTGVTHSVGWFAKRILELMKLDKPIVQDEDRLRPALSEVMKLVSDNSLAKTAMGWTPTVSIDDGLLRTIEFVTENLGRYDTSAYVR comes from the coding sequence ATGTTGAACGGTAAGAAGGTCGTTGTGACCGGTGCGGGCGGCTTCATCGGCAGCCACCTCGTCGAAGCTCTTGTCGCCGCGGGCGCGAACGTGACCGCCATGGTCCGCTACAACTCGTCGTCCTCGATCGGCAATCTCGCATTCCTGCCGCCGGACATGCGGCGCTCGGTGCGGATCGCCAGCGGCAATGTCGAGGACAGCGATTTCGTGTTCGGCGTGGCGAAGGGGCAGGACGTCATCTTCCACCTCGCGGCGCTGATCGCGATTCCCTATTCCTACGAGGCGCCGCGCAGCTATGTCCGCGCCAATGTCGAGGGCACGCTGAACGTGCTCGAGGCGGTGCGCCGGTTCGATATCCCGCGCATGGTCCACACCAGCACGTCGGAGGTCTACGGCACCGCGCTCTATGCGCCGATCGACGAGAAGCATCCGCTGCAGGGCCAATCGCCCTACTCCGCCACCAAGATCGGCGCCGACAAGCTGGCCGAGAGCTATTTCCGCTCGTTTGAGACGCCGGTGGTCACCGTGCGGCCGTTCAACACGTTCGGCCCGCGCCAGAGCGCGCGCGCGTTCATCCCGACCATCATCTCGCAGGCCCTGGCGCGCGACGAGATCCATCTCGGCTCGCTGACGCCCGAGCGGGACATGACGTTCGTGACCGACACCGTCGCGGGCTTCCTGGCCGCGGCGACGGCGCCCGGCGTTCCCGGCATGACCCTCAATCTCGGGACCGGCGTCACACACTCGGTCGGCTGGTTCGCCAAGCGCATTCTCGAACTTATGAAGCTGGACAAACCGATCGTTCAGGACGAAGACCGTCTGCGTCCGGCGCTCAGCGAGGTCATGAAGCTCGTCTCGGACAATTCGCTGGCCAAGACGGCCATGGGCTGGACGCCGACCGTGTCGATCGACGACGGACTGCTGCGGACCATCGAGTTCGTGACGGAAAACCTGGGGCGGTACGACACGAGCGCGTACGTGCGTTGA